One part of the Streptomyces ferrugineus genome encodes these proteins:
- a CDS encoding DedA family protein, giving the protein MIAVNPMDSDAVLATFGALGVLAVIFAESGLLVFGFFLPGDTLLFPAGVLCAATAGQAPRLVLWQVLLCAAVGAVAGGQVGFLLGRHGGRALLARTSRRRVRETAARAEKLLARYGYGKALVIGRFIPMVRTVLHPAAGALGVPTRTFTVWQIVGGLLWSQSLVMAGYALGATVPDADAFLLPLVALIVVLSLLPLIPVLTEARRDRRDR; this is encoded by the coding sequence GTGATCGCCGTCAACCCGATGGACAGCGACGCGGTGCTGGCGACCTTCGGCGCCCTCGGGGTCCTCGCGGTGATCTTCGCGGAGTCGGGCCTGCTCGTCTTCGGCTTCTTCCTGCCCGGCGACACCCTGCTCTTCCCGGCGGGCGTGCTGTGCGCCGCCACCGCCGGCCAGGCACCCCGGCTGGTGCTGTGGCAGGTGCTGCTGTGCGCGGCCGTCGGCGCCGTGGCCGGGGGCCAGGTGGGCTTCCTGCTCGGTCGGCACGGCGGCCGGGCCCTGCTGGCCCGCACCTCGAGACGGCGCGTGCGCGAGACAGCGGCACGCGCCGAGAAGCTCCTGGCCCGCTACGGCTACGGGAAAGCCCTGGTGATCGGCCGTTTCATCCCGATGGTGCGGACCGTCCTGCACCCGGCGGCCGGAGCCCTGGGCGTGCCCACACGCACCTTCACCGTCTGGCAGATCGTGGGCGGACTGCTCTGGTCGCAGAGCCTGGTCATGGCCGGATACGCCCTCGGGGCCACCGTCCCCGACGCCGACGCGTTCCTGCTGCCGCTGGTCGCCCTCATCGTCGTGCTCTCCCTGCTGCCGCTGATCCCCGTGCTGACGGAGGCCCGCCGGGACAGGCGCGACCGCTGA
- a CDS encoding trypco2 family protein, translating to MELTEMIRELRAELIAAMTDDTRQPLRFELGPVEVEATVAVSREAGAGGKVRFWVVEGGADAKYAQSTTHRITLTLHPKAVAADGTTRTAMVSGDEVAGER from the coding sequence GTGGAACTCACCGAGATGATCAGGGAGTTGCGGGCCGAGCTGATCGCCGCGATGACCGACGACACGAGGCAGCCGTTGCGCTTCGAACTGGGTCCTGTGGAGGTGGAGGCGACGGTGGCCGTGTCCCGCGAGGCGGGCGCCGGCGGGAAGGTGCGGTTCTGGGTCGTCGAAGGCGGCGCGGACGCCAAGTACGCGCAGTCGACCACCCATCGCATCACGCTCACCCTCCACCCCAAGGCCGTCGCCGCCGACGGGACCACCCGGACCGCGATGGTCTCCGGTGACGAGGTGGCCGGGGAGCGGTGA
- a CDS encoding HEXXH motif domain-containing protein has translation MPGSSPVLPRHRVPAESLVALAEGDGDHDVVDLLVSAERSRRLLLLRMLDEMTSGGMPGPSDGSLSLSEAWELLARAQRAKPAAVDAVLLYPQTGMWLSSALRRLRGTEDEATPLWVVLGHLSALAAAAGVRAGLDFTITVPVRYGYALLPTLGAAEVTADDPWTTVWVRSAAGETWITTPNGRVRVAPHPDRGRPGWHPLRWLRAGHGDSELALALDDLDPYRTYPRPTVPERLPDDRAERWQELLERTWTLLLRDEPQTATAMRRGLMSFSPVGAGERFRPRSASTGDAFGGVLVSEPDDAVQLAATMVHEFQHSKLSGLLHLTPLYRMDAPQSDERLYAPWRDDPRPLGGLLQGIYAFTGVTRFWRTHRHSAVGGASELGHFEFALWRSQLWSVLDSVRDHRRLTPLGHRFLGILRGRCAAWLDDPVPDVPGLLAHMCADNHRARWRAYHLRPAREWAESAARRWTEAADGPPESSDTGTRLAPDRSANRLDSLATLVRHRLEGTAACGGLLGADPAGAVAHVKGALEGDALLAAGEPGAARRSYVARLAAAPDDAAAWAGLGGALTAEGVEPDAARLLTRHPERARAVQRVLVADTGRPGDPVRLAAWLGGGLPTV, from the coding sequence ATGCCGGGTAGCAGTCCCGTTCTGCCGCGCCACCGGGTTCCGGCGGAGAGCCTCGTCGCCCTCGCCGAAGGAGACGGCGACCACGATGTCGTCGACCTCCTGGTGTCCGCGGAACGGAGCCGCAGGCTCCTGCTGCTGCGCATGCTGGACGAGATGACGTCGGGCGGGATGCCGGGGCCGTCCGACGGCTCGCTCTCGCTGAGCGAGGCGTGGGAACTCCTGGCCCGCGCCCAGCGCGCCAAGCCCGCCGCGGTGGACGCGGTCCTGTTGTACCCGCAGACCGGGATGTGGCTGTCGTCCGCCCTGCGCCGACTGCGCGGCACCGAGGACGAGGCGACACCGCTGTGGGTCGTCCTCGGTCATCTGTCGGCCCTGGCCGCCGCGGCCGGGGTCCGGGCGGGCCTGGACTTCACGATCACCGTGCCGGTGCGGTACGGGTACGCGCTGCTGCCCACACTGGGAGCTGCCGAGGTAACCGCCGACGACCCGTGGACGACGGTGTGGGTGCGGTCGGCGGCGGGCGAGACCTGGATCACGACGCCGAACGGCCGCGTCCGGGTGGCCCCGCACCCCGATCGCGGCAGGCCGGGCTGGCACCCGCTGCGCTGGCTGCGGGCCGGGCACGGGGACAGCGAGCTCGCCCTGGCCCTGGACGACCTGGACCCGTACCGGACCTACCCCAGGCCGACCGTGCCGGAGCGGCTGCCCGACGACCGGGCCGAGCGCTGGCAGGAACTCCTGGAACGCACCTGGACGCTGCTGCTGCGGGACGAACCGCAGACCGCGACAGCGATGCGCCGCGGGCTGATGTCCTTCAGTCCCGTCGGAGCCGGCGAGCGGTTCCGGCCGCGCAGCGCCTCCACCGGGGACGCCTTCGGCGGCGTACTGGTCTCCGAACCGGACGACGCGGTGCAGTTGGCCGCCACGATGGTGCACGAGTTCCAGCACTCGAAGCTGAGCGGTCTGCTCCATCTGACGCCCCTGTACCGGATGGACGCACCCCAGAGCGACGAACGTCTGTACGCGCCCTGGCGTGACGATCCCCGGCCGCTGGGCGGACTGCTCCAGGGCATCTACGCGTTCACGGGCGTCACCCGCTTCTGGCGCACTCATCGCCACTCGGCGGTCGGCGGGGCGTCGGAGCTCGGGCATTTCGAGTTCGCGCTGTGGCGCTCACAGCTGTGGTCGGTGCTCGACTCGGTGCGCGACCACCGGCGGCTGACCCCGCTGGGCCACCGGTTCCTCGGCATCCTGCGGGGTCGGTGCGCGGCGTGGCTGGACGACCCGGTGCCCGATGTACCCGGGCTGCTGGCCCACATGTGCGCGGACAATCACCGGGCCCGCTGGCGGGCGTACCATCTGCGCCCGGCCCGGGAGTGGGCGGAGTCGGCCGCACGGCGCTGGACCGAGGCGGCCGACGGCCCACCGGAGTCCTCGGACACCGGCACCCGACTGGCGCCTGACCGGTCCGCGAACCGGCTGGACAGCCTGGCGACGCTGGTCCGGCACCGGCTCGAGGGAACCGCCGCGTGCGGGGGACTGCTGGGCGCCGATCCGGCCGGAGCGGTGGCGCACGTCAAGGGGGCCCTCGAGGGCGACGCGCTGCTCGCGGCCGGCGAGCCGGGTGCCGCCAGGCGGTCCTACGTCGCACGTCTGGCGGCGGCCCCTGACGATGCCGCCGCGTGGGCGGGTCTCGGCGGCGCGCTGACCGCCGAGGGGGTCGAGCCGGATGCGGCCCGGTTGCTGACCCGGCATCCCGAACGGGCCCGGGCGGTGCAGCGGGTCCTCGTGGCGGACACCGGGCGGCCGGGTGACCCGGTGCGCCTGGCGGCCTGGCTGGGCGGCGGCCTTCCGACGGTCTGA
- the fxsT gene encoding FxSxx-COOH system tetratricopeptide repeat protein codes for MTADGGAGRANPTETSLRALRALAPPDGSPPAGDLLVAIDAHPTMRVWQDTLDSAFAELRALGLFDRVDTVRLPGTDPDDAAGVREQPWPAPETGRHRMVLVVTDGLAAGWRTGSVLLALRPELSRGPTAIVHLLPQPLWFRSGLNVRHLQVSAHRPWTANDTYDWRPREVPLEIDDADGEAERDVMPLPVLEFTERSMSAWARLVHDGNGDRLEMSAVLTPIGPTPEAEDPPEPRLVRPPVMSAHDCVSDLRAAASPTAFTLATQLAAAPLSLPVVRMLIAQTPGAGPGHLSEVLLSGLLRPVTGAGDGRTDIAFEFAPEIREELLALARRADTIRVLRDVRRLVNNSANTTEIPLLPPVSEALDSTAVPTVTRRNLPFLRVELHALQALSGPFLERAEMLAIVLNSFDQYDAGAVSPSDRAPRPELPEILSRGESGMAVSPLPPADEGNVSTPRVWGNIPPRNPNFTGRADLLELLAARLREGTTTVLPEALHGMGGVGKTQLAIEYAYRHQSEYDIVWWIPAERPGQIGQALVELAQRLGINTSSEANIAGPAIREALREGRPYSRWLLIFDNAESPERVRHYFPTGGSGTILVTSRNRRWSLVGGSLEVDVFTREESKELLRRSGAPIDDGEADRLADALGDLPLALEQAAAWRAETGMPVAEYLRLFETKRSELLELSPPLDYQLPVAAAWNVSLDHLETRSVAALRLLQLCSYFAPGPISRAIFSGLGGGSIVPELDHALNDPIRLARALREVNRYSLARIDHRTNSVEMHRLVQAVLINRMSLDERERMRSGAHTLMAAADPKEPAQPDNWPRYAELYGHVVASEAVASDQLWVRELVMNIAKYLYYWGDWEIAVDFCEQSWETWQRRFGPDDTASRRMAWWLCFVYLRTGRHEDARVLSERLREIYESTAPPDGEDDREDAIEALSLVAAVRRVLGEFAAGAELDTLVYERALRLYGEDDPQTLYAGHNLAVSLRLTGEFHRALELDERTHALKVRLFGSDHQQSLVTQGGLAIDVRETGDYIRARSLQQAALDANRLVFGATNPATVQATKQLSEACRKEGDHETALELAREAFTEFTRRYGHTHPRSLDAALALAISERQNGDLDSALDMGMKACERYRRLFTPTHPHTLAADVDLAVTLRLLGRPEEARDLDRNALSQLTERLSAGHPMALACAINLASDLSALGEVAEARRLGEETLERCRSALGPDHPTTLACAGNLALDQIATGAREEGTGEDLLEQTVERLRAVLDTPRLRSPSAAPHPATRQAQNRERANCAIDPMPL; via the coding sequence TTGCGGGCACTGCGGGCCCTCGCCCCGCCGGACGGCTCGCCACCTGCCGGAGATCTGCTCGTGGCGATCGACGCCCACCCGACCATGCGGGTGTGGCAGGACACCCTGGACTCGGCGTTCGCGGAACTGCGCGCCCTGGGGCTCTTCGACCGGGTCGACACCGTGCGCCTGCCCGGCACCGACCCGGACGACGCGGCCGGCGTCCGGGAGCAGCCGTGGCCCGCCCCCGAGACGGGCCGGCACCGGATGGTGCTCGTGGTCACCGACGGGCTCGCGGCGGGCTGGCGGACCGGCTCGGTGTTGCTCGCGCTGCGTCCCGAACTGAGCCGGGGGCCGACCGCGATCGTCCATCTGCTGCCCCAACCCCTGTGGTTCCGCAGCGGGTTGAACGTCCGCCACTTACAGGTGAGCGCACACCGGCCGTGGACCGCGAACGACACCTACGACTGGCGGCCGCGCGAGGTTCCGCTGGAGATCGACGACGCCGACGGCGAGGCGGAGCGCGACGTCATGCCGTTGCCCGTCCTCGAGTTCACCGAGCGATCGATGTCGGCCTGGGCGAGGCTGGTGCACGACGGGAACGGGGACCGGCTGGAGATGTCGGCCGTCCTGACACCGATCGGCCCCACTCCGGAGGCCGAGGACCCGCCGGAGCCACGGCTTGTGCGGCCCCCGGTCATGTCCGCCCATGACTGTGTGTCGGACCTGCGCGCAGCGGCCTCACCCACCGCGTTCACCCTCGCCACGCAACTCGCCGCCGCGCCGCTGTCCCTTCCCGTCGTACGCATGCTCATCGCTCAGACCCCCGGCGCCGGACCGGGACACCTGAGCGAGGTGCTGCTGAGCGGTCTGCTGCGGCCCGTGACCGGTGCCGGCGACGGCCGGACGGACATCGCCTTCGAGTTCGCCCCGGAAATCCGTGAGGAACTCCTGGCACTCGCCCGCCGTGCCGATACCATTCGCGTGCTGCGCGATGTGCGCAGACTGGTGAACAACTCGGCGAATACCACGGAGATTCCGCTGCTTCCGCCTGTCTCAGAGGCACTGGACAGCACCGCCGTTCCGACCGTCACCCGACGGAACCTTCCTTTCCTCAGAGTCGAACTCCACGCTCTGCAGGCGTTGTCCGGGCCCTTCCTGGAACGCGCCGAAATGCTCGCCATCGTGCTCAACTCGTTCGACCAGTACGATGCGGGCGCTGTATCTCCATCCGACCGGGCACCCCGCCCGGAACTGCCTGAAATACTCTCGAGAGGAGAGTCGGGCATGGCCGTCTCGCCCCTGCCTCCGGCAGACGAGGGAAACGTCTCGACACCCCGTGTCTGGGGGAACATCCCACCACGCAACCCCAACTTCACCGGCCGAGCCGACCTGTTGGAGCTGCTCGCCGCCCGGTTGCGGGAAGGCACGACGACCGTACTGCCGGAGGCACTGCACGGCATGGGCGGTGTCGGCAAGACGCAGCTCGCCATCGAGTACGCGTACCGGCATCAGTCGGAGTACGACATCGTGTGGTGGATTCCCGCCGAACGGCCCGGCCAGATAGGGCAGGCATTGGTGGAACTCGCGCAACGGCTGGGTATCAACACCTCCTCGGAGGCCAACATCGCCGGCCCGGCCATCCGTGAGGCGCTTCGGGAGGGACGGCCGTATTCCCGATGGCTGCTCATCTTCGACAACGCCGAAAGTCCGGAACGAGTGCGGCATTATTTCCCCACGGGCGGCAGCGGCACCATTCTGGTGACATCCCGCAACCGACGGTGGAGCCTGGTCGGTGGCTCACTCGAAGTGGACGTCTTCACCCGTGAGGAAAGCAAGGAATTGCTGCGCCGCAGCGGGGCGCCCATCGACGACGGCGAGGCCGACCGGCTCGCGGACGCCCTCGGCGACCTGCCGCTCGCCCTGGAGCAGGCGGCCGCCTGGCGCGCCGAGACGGGCATGCCGGTGGCCGAGTATCTGCGGCTGTTCGAGACCAAGCGGTCCGAACTGCTCGAACTGTCCCCGCCGTTGGACTACCAGCTGCCGGTCGCCGCGGCGTGGAACGTCTCGCTGGACCACCTGGAGACCCGCAGCGTGGCGGCGCTCAGACTGCTGCAACTGTGCTCGTACTTCGCCCCGGGACCCATCTCCCGCGCCATCTTCTCCGGGCTCGGCGGCGGCAGCATCGTCCCGGAGCTGGACCACGCCCTCAACGACCCGATCCGGCTGGCCCGGGCGCTCAGGGAGGTCAACCGGTACTCCCTCGCCCGCATCGACCACCGCACGAACTCCGTGGAGATGCACCGCCTCGTACAGGCCGTCCTGATCAACCGGATGTCCCTCGACGAGCGGGAGCGCATGCGCAGCGGCGCGCACACGCTGATGGCGGCCGCGGACCCGAAGGAACCCGCCCAGCCGGACAACTGGCCCCGGTACGCCGAGCTCTACGGCCATGTCGTCGCGTCGGAGGCGGTCGCCTCCGACCAGCTCTGGGTGCGTGAACTGGTGATGAACATCGCCAAGTACCTCTACTACTGGGGCGACTGGGAGATCGCCGTCGACTTCTGCGAGCAGTCCTGGGAGACCTGGCAGCGGCGGTTCGGCCCGGACGACACGGCCAGCCGCAGGATGGCCTGGTGGCTGTGTTTCGTCTATCTCAGGACGGGCCGCCACGAGGACGCGAGGGTGCTGTCGGAACGGCTGCGGGAGATCTACGAGTCCACCGCCCCGCCGGACGGCGAGGACGACCGCGAGGACGCGATCGAGGCGCTGAGCCTGGTGGCGGCCGTCCGGCGGGTTCTCGGCGAGTTCGCCGCCGGGGCGGAACTGGACACCCTCGTCTACGAACGCGCCCTGCGGCTCTACGGCGAGGACGATCCACAGACGCTCTACGCGGGCCACAACCTCGCGGTGAGCCTGAGGCTGACCGGTGAGTTCCACCGGGCACTGGAACTGGACGAGCGCACGCATGCGCTGAAGGTGCGGCTGTTCGGCTCGGACCACCAGCAGTCGCTGGTCACCCAGGGCGGTCTCGCGATCGACGTCCGCGAGACCGGGGACTACATCCGGGCCAGGTCCCTGCAGCAAGCCGCCCTGGACGCCAACCGCCTGGTCTTCGGCGCCACCAACCCCGCGACCGTCCAGGCGACGAAGCAGCTCAGTGAGGCCTGCCGCAAGGAGGGCGACCACGAGACCGCGCTCGAACTCGCCCGCGAGGCCTTCACCGAGTTCACCAGGCGGTACGGCCACACCCACCCCCGCTCCCTGGACGCGGCGCTCGCCCTGGCGATCTCGGAACGCCAGAACGGAGACCTCGACTCCGCCCTGGACATGGGGATGAAGGCCTGTGAGCGCTACCGGCGGCTGTTCACCCCCACCCACCCGCACACACTCGCCGCCGACGTGGACCTGGCGGTGACGCTACGGCTGCTCGGCCGCCCGGAGGAGGCCAGGGACCTGGACCGGAACGCCCTGTCCCAGCTGACGGAGCGCCTGTCGGCGGGGCACCCCATGGCCCTCGCCTGTGCGATCAACCTCGCCAGCGACCTGAGCGCGCTGGGCGAGGTGGCCGAGGCACGCCGGCTCGGTGAGGAGACGCTGGAACGCTGCCGGTCGGCTCTCGGCCCCGATCACCCGACGACGCTGGCATGCGCGGGAAATCTGGCACTGGACCAGATCGCCACGGGCGCGCGGGAGGAGGGCACTGGAGAGGATCTGCTGGAGCAGACCGTGGAACGGCTCAGGGCCGTCCTGGACACGCCCCGGCTCCGCTCACCGAGCGCGGCCCCGCATCCCGCCACCCGGCAGGCGCAGAACCGGGAACGCGCCAACTGCGCGATCGATCCCATGCCTCTGTAG
- a CDS encoding effector-associated domain 2-containing protein: MVTPPRAPGLDPGRVAEIIVAPDGGGPGRRGSGYLVGDRWVLTAAHAVSPAPAATVTVRFNADLPAQWSAPARIRLFAESADVALLEVAGPTRHAPIAPPRYGPVPDDDVVLRCTAMGFPRFKLRDGSHDRYRDSCHATGTIAVLSNRREGTLEFVVAAPDPDPDPARSPWEGMSGAAVWHTGALIGLVRAHHRPDGPGRLAVARVDRWFELLADEELDLLARTAGFPTGRDGLIGHQAPPPSDAVRLGGLPDTVSLRELDGLVTALTALPVVRDRTRLDLVLQNVNPAIAANSPRDATLRVDVFGIVRTCLRYPGTLDELLDSIRLLEGDTAARARLDREAAELARRQGPDGGGPAAVSSTPTGADG; encoded by the coding sequence GTGGTCACACCACCCCGGGCACCGGGCCTCGACCCCGGCCGGGTCGCCGAGATCATCGTCGCCCCGGACGGAGGCGGACCCGGCCGCCGCGGGTCCGGGTATCTGGTGGGCGACCGCTGGGTCCTCACCGCCGCGCACGCCGTCTCCCCGGCCCCGGCCGCCACCGTCACCGTGCGGTTCAACGCCGACCTGCCGGCCCAGTGGTCCGCCCCCGCACGCATCCGGCTGTTCGCCGAGTCCGCGGATGTGGCTCTTCTGGAGGTCGCCGGCCCGACGCGCCACGCGCCCATCGCGCCGCCCCGGTACGGTCCGGTGCCCGACGACGACGTGGTGCTGCGCTGCACCGCCATGGGCTTCCCGCGCTTCAAGCTCCGGGACGGCTCGCACGACCGGTACCGCGACTCGTGCCACGCCACGGGAACCATCGCCGTCCTGTCCAACCGCAGGGAGGGCACGCTCGAGTTCGTCGTGGCGGCGCCGGATCCCGATCCGGACCCCGCTCGCTCACCGTGGGAGGGCATGTCCGGTGCGGCGGTCTGGCACACCGGGGCGCTCATCGGTCTCGTGCGGGCACACCATCGCCCGGACGGGCCGGGACGCCTCGCCGTGGCCCGCGTGGATCGGTGGTTCGAACTCCTGGCGGACGAGGAGCTGGACCTGCTGGCGCGTACCGCCGGGTTCCCCACCGGACGGGACGGCCTGATAGGGCACCAGGCCCCGCCGCCGTCCGACGCCGTGCGTCTCGGGGGCCTGCCCGACACCGTCTCGCTGCGCGAGCTGGACGGTCTGGTGACAGCGCTCACCGCCTTGCCCGTCGTCCGGGACAGGACACGCCTCGATCTCGTGCTGCAGAACGTCAACCCGGCGATCGCGGCGAACAGCCCCCGCGACGCCACCCTCCGCGTGGACGTCTTCGGCATCGTGCGCACCTGCCTGCGCTACCCCGGCACGCTGGACGAACTGCTCGACTCCATACGGCTGCTGGAGGGGGACACCGCCGCCAGGGCACGGCTGGACCGGGAAGCCGCCGAGCTGGCGCGGCGTCAGGGACCGGACGGCGGCGGACCTGCGGCCGTGTCGTCCACCCCCACTGGGGCCGACGGCTGA